Proteins from a genomic interval of Benincasa hispida cultivar B227 chromosome 7, ASM972705v1, whole genome shotgun sequence:
- the LOC120081647 gene encoding succinate dehydrogenase assembly factor 2, mitochondrial, whose product MATFIRALNKAHQVLYLKASPTILRSKLMPLLPSAFIGLENLQSQLTNHNQNHHGCFFRFCWSSTSTNPHIDLSNEDSKRHLFNRLLYRSKQRGFLELDLVLGKWVEDHINSLDADGIQALINVLDLENPDLWKWLTGQEQPPEAVKTNPVFISVQEKVMNNLNQLASPETRTPPGQQWVRGWDDFKRGRDGPITGNQ is encoded by the exons ATGGCGACTTTCATAAGGGCTCTAAACAAAGCTCATCAAGTTCTATACTTGAAAGCCTCCCCCACCATTTTGAGAAGCAAATTGATGCCCCTTTTGCCTAGTGCTTTTATTGGGTTGGAGAATCTACAAAGCCAACTAACAAATCACAATCAGAATCACCATGGTTGTTTCTTTCGTTTCTGTTGGTCTTCGACAAGTACAAATCCTCACATTGATCTCTCAAATGAAGATAGCAAGAGGCATTTATTCAACAG GTTGCTGTACCGGAGCAAACAACGAGGGTTTTTGGAATTGGATTTGGTACTTGGGAAATGGGTTGAGGATCACATCAATTCCTTAGATGCAGATGGTATTCAAGCTTTAATTAATGTTCTCGACCTG GAAAATCCAGATTTATGGAAATGGTTAACTGGCCAGGAGCAACCCCCCGAAGCTGTGAAAACAAATCCT GTATTTATTAGTGTGCAAGAGAAGGTCATGAACAATCTCAACCAACTCGCCTCACCTGAGACACGAACACCACCTGGGCAACAATGGGTAAGGGGTTGGGATGATTTCAAGCGAGGTCGGGATGGTCCCATAACAGGAAATCAGTAG